The nucleotide window TCAACTGCTCAAATTCCTTCTCCCAATTTTCGGCTTTATCAAAAAACCAATCCACTTTAGGATTCATGTTGTTCACTATTTATTAATTAACGGAAAGTACTTTTCTGTCCACAGGTCTGAAATACCATGATATCACGGTCAGTGTAAGCAACAGCAGGGAAGGAAATATATCCTTCATAGGATCACCTGATATGATATGTGAAACCACCGCTCCTGACATTACAAAGAAAAAGCCTGCATAAGCCCACTCCTTCAGTAAAGGGAATTTAGGAACAAGTATTGCTATCACTCCAAAAATTTTCCAGACACCTATAATTGTGAG belongs to Chitinophaga sp. HK235 and includes:
- a CDS encoding DoxX family protein; translation: MTKRNKIIYWIATLWMALGMLSTAMVQVLKMKTETDYMTHLGYPAYFLTIIGVWKIFGVIAILVPKFPLLKEWAYAGFFFVMSGAVVSHIISGDPMKDIFPSLLLLTLTVISWYFRPVDRKVLSVN